In the genome of Acidobacteriota bacterium, one region contains:
- a CDS encoding ankyrin repeat domain-containing protein has product MTLRNTRPKLAAYYILILLLSLLPGSSCSSPAGDNSALYQAIQKNDVAAVRKLLDQGANPNSTIIRPGSQWHNEVIRTTTSEW; this is encoded by the coding sequence ATGACCCTGAGAAACACACGGCCAAAGCTAGCGGCTTATTACATACTCATACTCTTACTTTCGCTCCTGCCCGGTTCGTCGTGCAGTTCTCCAGCCGGTGATAACTCCGCCCTCTATCAAGCCATTCAGAAAAATGACGTTGCAGCCGTGCGCAAATTACTCGATCAAGGCGCCAACCCTAACTCGACAATCATAAGACCGGGCTCGCAGTGGCATAACGAGGTCATCCGCACTACAACCAGCGAATGGTAG
- a CDS encoding iron-sulfur cluster assembly scaffold protein, translating to MRETMAALYSEVILDHFRNPRNYGSLPCPDITHEGLNPLCGDRIRIELKLRDGVITTVRFQGDGCAISLAAASLLTELIVDADIDTGEVVSNATLLSSLKSDIKPARMKCALLPLEVLREGVKIHRQRREYPQLQLGDR from the coding sequence TTGAGAGAAACTATGGCCGCGCTCTACAGCGAGGTGATCCTCGACCACTTCCGGAACCCTCGCAATTACGGCAGCCTGCCGTGTCCGGACATAACTCACGAAGGTCTCAATCCACTGTGCGGCGACCGGATCAGGATTGAATTGAAGCTGCGAGACGGCGTAATAACAACGGTCCGGTTCCAGGGGGACGGCTGTGCAATCAGCCTCGCAGCGGCTTCGCTGCTCACTGAGTTGATTGTGGATGCGGACATAGACACCGGGGAGGTAGTCTCAAACGCCACGCTGCTTTCATCGTTAAAGAGCGACATCAAGCCTGCCCGAATGAAGTGCGCGCTGCTACCACTCGAAGTGCTTCGGGAAGGGGTCAAGATTCACAGGCAACGCCGGGAATACCCCCAACTTCAGTTGGGGGATCGTTAA
- a CDS encoding VWA domain-containing protein, producing MNEPASESVLTNTVLFCRALRERGIAVTPASAVAAAKTLSLIDLDDRQETFLSLRSVLTSRVEEFEVFAEIFEQFWSGLGHNAQPQKIVERETHSSIDRRVRPSSLEYAQKGLSFFLENWGASSNDSEHINMPAASNLDAGTEKDFSLFGADELQEIARLARRIVRKLASKPSRRWKPVRKGSRVNLRGSFRASLRTGGELVELSFKQRKQKKTKLVVICDVSGSMDLYSRLLLQFVHALQNSLARVETFVFSTSLERITGHLKNKDYERALESLSKTRGWSGGTLIGPSLAAFDSGWPRLVDKRTIVIILSDGWDTGEPEHLAASLASLKRRAGRLIWLNPLLASPDYRPLTRGMQAALPYLDLFAPLHNLQSLRALERHLVL from the coding sequence ATGAATGAACCAGCGAGCGAGTCTGTTCTCACCAACACCGTCCTATTCTGTCGCGCGTTGAGGGAGCGGGGCATCGCGGTAACGCCGGCTTCAGCAGTGGCCGCAGCCAAAACCTTGAGCCTGATCGACCTGGACGACCGCCAGGAAACCTTCTTGAGTTTGAGAAGCGTGCTTACATCGCGTGTCGAGGAGTTCGAGGTTTTTGCGGAGATCTTTGAACAGTTCTGGAGTGGACTTGGTCACAATGCGCAGCCGCAAAAGATCGTCGAGCGCGAAACTCATTCCAGTATTGACCGCCGAGTTCGGCCTTCTTCGCTTGAGTATGCGCAGAAGGGGTTGTCTTTCTTCCTCGAGAACTGGGGCGCCTCGTCGAATGATTCCGAGCATATCAACATGCCTGCCGCGAGCAACCTCGACGCCGGCACGGAAAAGGACTTCAGCCTGTTTGGCGCGGACGAGCTTCAAGAGATCGCCCGTCTGGCGAGGAGAATCGTCAGGAAGCTCGCTTCGAAACCGAGCCGCCGGTGGAAGCCGGTCCGAAAGGGATCGAGAGTCAATCTGCGTGGGTCATTTCGGGCGTCTCTGAGGACTGGCGGGGAGTTAGTGGAGCTCTCGTTCAAGCAACGCAAACAGAAGAAGACCAAACTGGTAGTGATATGCGATGTGTCCGGGTCGATGGATTTGTACAGCCGGCTGCTTCTTCAATTCGTCCACGCGCTCCAAAACAGTCTTGCGCGGGTCGAAACGTTTGTGTTCAGCACGTCACTCGAACGGATAACCGGACACTTGAAGAACAAGGACTACGAGCGAGCGCTTGAGTCGCTGAGCAAGACGCGTGGGTGGTCCGGTGGCACTCTCATCGGTCCGAGCCTCGCCGCCTTCGATTCCGGCTGGCCGAGACTGGTTGATAAGCGGACCATAGTAATTATCTTGAGCGACGGGTGGGACACTGGGGAACCGGAACACCTTGCCGCGTCGCTTGCAAGCTTGAAGAGACGTGCAGGAAGGCTGATCTGGCTGAACCCGCTGCTGGCTAGTCCTGACTACAGACCGCTGACTCGCGGAATGCAGGCCGCGCTTCCGTATCTGGATCTGTTTGCGCCGCTACATAACCTGCAGAGCTTGCGGGCGCTGGAGCGACACCTCGTTTTGTGA
- a CDS encoding XdhC family protein: MEDVFDQIENLAKIDKRVAMVTLVATRGTSPKKEGAKMWVGEKGHLLGSVTMGGCVDARVIEASEQTIASFEPRMLSMNLGEEDAWEGGFTCAGTIDIMIEPVDLANPEDHLRNLYRAVRGEVEKGRCVVVATPLDRPASKFIVYDDGRAAGTLGSPELDREAREIALDLIQRRASRTVALDSTRASTDVFFEVHGPSPTLIVFGAGHVSMPLVSLAKNLGLKTIVVDGRPRFATRERFPDADELLVGIPSEIARALRYTSSTLVVLAAHDYKYDIPVLKIVLSTEAPYIGMLSSKRRGEAILKFLRESGVGAQALDRVRVPTGLDIGAATASEIALSILAEAVAVRSGRPGTPLRNRD; encoded by the coding sequence ATGGAAGACGTGTTCGATCAGATTGAGAACCTCGCCAAGATCGATAAGCGAGTTGCGATGGTCACGCTGGTCGCGACCCGCGGCACGAGCCCCAAAAAAGAGGGAGCCAAGATGTGGGTTGGTGAAAAGGGCCACCTGTTGGGCTCGGTGACCATGGGCGGGTGCGTGGACGCGCGGGTGATCGAGGCGTCAGAACAGACCATCGCTTCCTTCGAACCGCGGATGCTGTCCATGAACCTCGGCGAAGAGGACGCATGGGAGGGCGGGTTCACATGCGCGGGAACCATAGACATAATGATCGAACCTGTGGATCTTGCGAACCCCGAAGACCATCTGCGCAACCTCTACCGGGCAGTTCGTGGTGAGGTTGAAAAGGGAAGGTGCGTAGTGGTGGCTACGCCGCTGGACCGGCCGGCGTCCAAGTTCATCGTGTATGACGACGGACGAGCAGCCGGCACTCTCGGGAGTCCCGAGCTTGATCGGGAGGCTCGGGAGATCGCGCTCGATCTGATTCAGAGGCGCGCTTCTCGCACCGTCGCGCTCGATTCGACTCGAGCTTCGACTGACGTATTCTTCGAGGTGCACGGCCCGTCGCCGACGCTGATCGTATTTGGCGCGGGGCACGTTTCGATGCCGTTGGTAAGCCTGGCAAAGAACCTCGGGCTGAAAACGATTGTCGTGGATGGCCGGCCCCGCTTTGCAACGAGGGAACGGTTCCCCGACGCGGATGAGTTGCTGGTCGGAATCCCATCCGAGATTGCTCGCGCGCTGCGCTACACTTCATCAACTCTTGTCGTCCTTGCTGCGCACGATTACAAGTACGATATTCCGGTGCTGAAGATTGTCTTGAGCACCGAGGCTCCCTACATAGGAATGTTGAGCAGCAAGCGAAGGGGCGAGGCTATCTTGAAGTTCCTCAGGGAAAGCGGCGTGGGTGCGCAAGCGCTCGATCGCGTGCGTGTGCCTACAGGTCTGGATATCGGAGCGGCGACCGCGAGCGAGATAGCTTTGAGCATCCTGGCTGAAGCGGTGGCCGTTAGGTCAGGCAGGCCGGGAACGCCCTTGAGAAATAGAGATTGA
- a CDS encoding ankyrin repeat domain-containing protein, with the protein MTLTNTRPNLAEYSILILLFSLLPGMLCCTTAGDNSALYQAIHKADVATVRRLLDQGANPDSNLIRPGILERPTSYSSKTPPAPLVVAIVEKQPEIVRVLLEKGAKVNFKDDAGFTPLEHAMSEGNPEIIGALLESGASRLNPATGTQWCANMLSGITTQLRGMNTHYGYVG; encoded by the coding sequence TTGACACTGACAAATACACGGCCAAATCTAGCGGAGTATTCCATACTCATACTCCTTTTTTCGCTCCTGCCGGGAATGTTGTGCTGTACGACGGCCGGTGACAATTCCGCTCTCTATCAAGCTATTCACAAGGCTGATGTTGCAACCGTGCGCAGACTGCTGGATCAAGGCGCTAACCCTGACTCGAACCTCATAAGGCCGGGCATCCTGGAGCGACCTACTAGTTACAGCTCGAAAACCCCACCGGCGCCTCTGGTAGTGGCAATCGTCGAGAAACAACCAGAGATAGTAAGAGTCCTCTTAGAAAAAGGAGCGAAGGTCAACTTCAAAGATGATGCCGGGTTTACGCCTTTGGAGCACGCGATGTCGGAAGGCAATCCCGAAATCATCGGAGCCCTGCTTGAAAGCGGGGCTAGCCGCTTGAATCCGGCTACCGGCACTCAGTGGTGTGCCAATATGTTGAGTGGTATAACCACGCAGTTGCGTGGTATGAACACGCATTATGGATACGTTGGTTGA
- a CDS encoding HNH endonuclease signature motif containing protein: MPSEYIPVSVTRLVADRARGCCEYCRSQSRFSPQSFSVEHISPRYTGGPTVESNLVLACQGCNSHKAIKTVARDPATGFPASLFNPREESWSDHFAWSGDYTRVQGTTGREQP, encoded by the coding sequence ATGCCTAGCGAGTACATTCCGGTCAGCGTGACTCGGCTGGTGGCGGATCGAGCCAGAGGGTGCTGCGAGTATTGCCGCAGTCAATCAAGGTTTTCGCCCCAATCGTTTTCGGTCGAACACATCTCGCCACGCTACACTGGTGGGCCGACCGTCGAATCGAATCTGGTATTGGCGTGCCAAGGCTGCAACAGTCACAAGGCAATCAAGACTGTCGCCCGTGATCCGGCGACGGGCTTTCCGGCTTCGTTGTTCAATCCACGAGAAGAGAGTTGGAGTGATCACTTCGCGTGGAGCGGAGACTACACAAGAGTGCAAGGCACGACTGGGAGAGAGCAACCGTAG
- a CDS encoding nucleotidyltransferase domain-containing protein, whose protein sequence is MDTLVELLSSRVKAEIFRLLFATEGRELHVREIGRQAALNDATVRQELKRLTRIGVVRASRDGNRLYYRANNEHPLYPDIHNLVLKTSGLVDVLRAALEDRGIVLAFVFGSLAGGTEKAQSDVDLMVIGNVSLRQLGKLLSGVATKLGREINPHVMTTQEVARRRKARDHFLTSVLSAPRLFVIGNEDELEAMGR, encoded by the coding sequence ATGGATACGTTGGTTGAACTGCTCTCCTCGCGGGTCAAGGCCGAGATCTTTCGGTTGCTCTTCGCAACTGAAGGCCGCGAGCTTCACGTGCGCGAGATCGGACGACAGGCGGCGCTCAACGATGCAACCGTGCGGCAGGAACTCAAGAGACTCACTCGCATCGGCGTGGTCCGGGCGAGCCGAGATGGGAATCGTCTTTACTATCGTGCGAACAACGAGCACCCCCTCTATCCGGACATTCACAATCTGGTGCTCAAGACCAGCGGGCTTGTAGACGTTCTGCGCGCAGCCCTGGAAGACCGAGGAATCGTGCTCGCCTTCGTATTTGGCTCGCTTGCCGGCGGAACGGAAAAAGCACAGAGCGACGTGGATCTGATGGTCATAGGTAACGTCAGTCTCCGGCAGTTGGGCAAGCTGCTTTCGGGCGTCGCCACCAAACTCGGGCGCGAAATCAACCCTCACGTGATGACCACGCAGGAGGTTGCCCGCCGGAGAAAGGCCCGCGATCATTTCCTAACCTCGGTGCTGAGCGCACCGCGGTTGTTTGTGATTGGAAACGAAGATGAGCTTGAAGCAATGGGCCGATAA